Sequence from the Streptomyces sp. R33 genome:
GCAGGGTCAGGCCGCGGGCCTCGCGGCATCTGCGCAGTTCCCGCCCCAGCAAGCGGTCGGCCGCCGCCCGGGCCGGATCGTTTCCCATCGGCAGGACGGGAGCGACCGGCTCGGGCAGCGGCTCAGGGAGGGCGGGCATCAGGACTCCCTATGACTGGGGCAATGGTCCGTCACAGCATGGGCCGCCCCCCTCCGCCCCTCAAGTCGTGGCCTCGGCTTGAGGCGTCATCCGGTCAGATGGTCGAATTCCGCATGTTTGGCGCCGTCGATGAACGCCTCGATCTCGGCAGTCGTGAACACCAGGGCCGGACCGTCGGGGAAGCGCGAATTCCGCATCGCCACGGCGCCACCCGCCAGGGCAGCGACCTCCACGCAGTTGCCGTTGCCCACGCTGGCACTGCTCTTCACCCATACCGCGCCGGGAATCTCGCTCGCCACCACGCCGTTTTTCACCTGCATGATCGGACCCCTCCTCGTCGGACGCGCACGACCGTGCGAACCCGTGTGGTACCGCACGACGAGCACTGACAGAAATGCTAGCCAGATGTAGGGGACACCGGAGTCCCTCGAACGGGTGCCTCGGCCGAGCGGCGTCCCGGTACTCCGACTGCGGGCCCCGAGGGGAACTTATTGGCCATTTCGGGCTAAACGACGGTGCGTCACCGGGTCGGCACGACCCTCCCTCGCCATAGTCGACCGTGGCGACCGACTGGTTGCCGCCCCGGACCGCGGCAGACCGCGGCCGGGCGGATGTCTTCGTAGAGGAGCCTGCACATGCAGAAGCCCACCAGGACCGTCCTCGCTCTCGCCGCCGGAAGCCTGGTGCTCGGCTTGGTCGGCGCGGGCACCGCCGCCGCGGACGGGGGCCCGATGGCCCGCACGCCGTCACACCATGCCGTCCTTCTCGAGCCGATGAGCGACCAGTCCGGCACCTACAACGACAAGAGGTACACCGTCGGCAAGGTCATCTCGCAGGGCACGCTGAAGATCCGCAGCAAGCCGAACACCCGTGCCGACGTCGTGGGCCACGCCAAGCCGGGCCACAAGGTCGCCATCGTGTGCAAGACGTACGGCGAGTCGATCGACGGCAACAACATCTGGTACCTCCTTCACATCAAGGACGACCACGACTCGCAGGACGGCCGCGACGAAGACAGCGGGCGCGATGAAGACAGCGGCCGCGACGAAGACAGCGGGCGCGATGAAGACAGCGGCCGCGACGAAGACAGCGGGCGCGATGAAGACAGCGGCCGCGATGAAGACAGCGGGCGCGGTGAGCACGACGGACGGCAGGACGGGCAGGGCGGGGACGACCGGCGCAGCAGGCAGGCCGGCAAGGACCACAAGGACGGCAAGGAACACAAGAAGGCCTGGATCACCGCCCGTTACGTCAAGAACCTGGACCACGTGAAGTGGTGTGACTGACCCTCCCGGTCAGTCCGCCGGGCGTACGGTACGCGGCCCCAGGCACTGCGCCCCGTACGCCCGGACCCGCTCGCGCAGTTCCCGGTCCGCCGTGACCACGACACAGCCGCGTTCCGCGAAGGAGGCGGCCAGTTCCACGATCCGGTCGTCACCGCTCCCCGGCGCCGGGTCCACCCGTACTCCGGGCACGGACTCGACGCCCCGGGCGGCGCCCTCGACGACGAGGACGATCTCCTCGACTGCCCCGATCCCCTCGATCGGGGCCCGCTCCGCGAGGCGGTCGCGCAGCCGCTCGGCGGCGCCCCGCCGGTCCCGCCACCAGCCGTCCGGTACGGAACCGACGACGTTCGCGGCGTCCACGATCAACACGCTCATGGCCCCAGTATGGGCGGGACCGGCGACCGCCTGCGCTCTCGCGCCCGCGGCGGCGCCTAGAAGTCGCCGTAGTTGACCTGCCAGGTGGGCAGGCCCATCCGGCGCCAGACCGCGACCACGCGGTCCCGGTCGTCCAGCGACACCCGTACCGCGTACCGGTGGCGCACGTGCGCGTCGAACAGCTCCGCCTTCACCACGTCGTCGCGGCGCGTGTCGCCGAGCGGGCGCATCCACAGCTCGTCGTACGGCACCTGGTGCCGCTGCAGCCAGGCCTCCGTCTGCGGCCGGTGCTCCTCACCGCGCCCGGACAGCAGCACGATGGTGTCGCCGTCGGCGCGCCGGAAGGCGTCCAGCGCGTAGCGCACCGGCTCGTTGAGCGCGTCGATCTCGCAGCGCGAGAAGTCGTACGGGCTGCGGTCGCCGGTCAGCGCGAGCGTGCCGTCGATGTCGCACATCACCGCCGGGGGCAGCGCCGGGTCGGCCACGTACGGCTCGACCGTGGGCTGGTCGTTGAGCCACTCCTCGGTGAGCCGCCAGCCGCCCCTCTTCGCGCTCATGTGCTTGTCGTTGAGTATCCGGATGATCTCCTCGCCGACCGGCCGCTCCCGCGCGGCGTCCCGGCGCAGGCACTCCTCCACCGGCACGTCGGTGAAGTCGTGCACGACGAAGGTGGCCCGTCCGGCCACCGCCGCCTTGAGCCGCTTGGGGATGTGCGAGGTCAGGTGCGTGTTGTCGACGACCACGTCGAAGCCGTCGTCGACGGCCGCGCGCACCGCCGCGTCCTGGACGGCCAGGACGGTCTGCTCGTGCCGGTACGAGCGGCTGCGCTCCGGGTCGGGCAGGTCGAGCATGGCCCGCAGGTCGTCCAGGTTGACGCGGCGCATCCGGCCCGAGGCCTCGGCCTGCAGGGCGCGCGCGGCCGTCGTCTTCCCCGAGGCCGGCAGCCCCGTCATGACGTGGACGACGGGGCGGGCGGGGTCTTCGGACACTGGTCAGTTCTCCTCATCGGTGGTGAAGGGGTCGGACGCCTCCGGCCGCACGTCCCGCCATACGACGAGCTCGGTGGACCGGCCGTCCAGGCGCAGGAACATCGCGGGACGGATCCGGCGGTCGGGCAGGGCCCGCACGGCGCGCGCGAACGCGCCCCGGTCGCCGGCCAGCGGGGCGAGCCCTGCGAACGCCTCGTCGATGGCGCGCTCGCGCTGCGCCGCCGCGTCCTCGAGGCGGGCGACCACCTCGCGCACCCAGCTGTCGAACTCGTCCGGCACCTGCTCCAGCAGCGCCTCGAGCGGCTTGCCGCCCGACGCCTCGATGTCGGCGACGGTGCAGTGCAGGCCCTGCGCCAGCTCCTTGACGGGCAGGTCCGCGAACCGCTCGATGCCGTGGCTGCGCCAGATGTCCCGCTCGGTGACGCCGGTGACCAGCTTGTGGAGGCGTACGTACTCGGACAGCTTGGCCTTGGCGCGCACGCCGGAGGCGAACCGCAGCACGAAGCCCTCGGCGTCGGTGCCGGCGGCGTTCTCACCGCCGGGCAGCGTGTTCGACTCGGCCAGCGCCAGCAGCTCGGCGAGCGGCATGGCGGGCCAGACCGTGACGACGGATCCGATCCCCTGCCAGTGGACCGCGGCCTCGGCGAGCGGGACCTCGGTGCCGTCCAGGGCGAACGCGGCGAGGAGCACCAGGTCCCGCCGGTCGCCGTAGTCGACGACGATACGGTTCTGCGGGTACAGGATCTCCGCGAGGTAGGTCACGCCGGGGACGAGGGCCGAGGTGTCGCGGCCGTCGAGGTGGCGCTGGCCCCAGGTGGCCTGGGTGCTGATGAAGGATCCCTTGGACGCGACGCGCCAGCTGCCCGCGTAGTGGAAGACCACGGCGAGGCTGCCGTCGACCTTGTCGTACACCTCGAACGGCTCGTCGGGCAGGGCCGGTGCGTACGGCTGGCCGGCCTCGTGCTCCCCGACGTTGAAGAACTTCGGCAGCGGCAGCGCGACGATCGCGCCGGTGACGTCGTCGGCGACGAGCCCCCGGCAGCGCGTGGTCACCTGGTTCCAGACGCGCCCGTACTGTGCCGTCCGCGTGTACGTGTAGATGGACAGCGGCAGTTCGGGGTGCGGCTTGCGGGTGACGTGCCCGGCGTCGATGGCTGCCGCCAGCTCCTGCTGCGGCAGCAGGTCGTGCAGCGTCGGGTAGGCCTGGTTGTGGCCCATGGGTTCCTCCCGGTTCGAGATGGTTCATTCTCACGTGCGGGAGGATGTGCCCGGTACCGAATTATCGCTGGTCCGGAGGGCTCAGGGCCAGGCGGTTGATGTCCTGGGGCCGCAGGATGCGGGTACGGACGTCGGCTCCGGGCCTCGCCACGTTGATCATCGCGCGGCCCAGCGCCTCGGTGGTGGTGACGAGGTTCGGCGCGAAGCGGCGGAGCAGCGGGAAGAGCGGCGCGGTGACCAGGTAGGCGGCGCGGTAGAGGAGGGTCTTGGAGGGCATGCCGCGGACGGGCTGCACGAGACCGGGGCGGAACATGTAGGCCTGGAACGGCAGCTGGAGCAGGTCGTTCTCCGTCTCCCCCTTGACGCGGGCCCACATGGAGCGGCTCTGCTCGGTGCTGTCCGTGCCCTCCCCGGAGACGTAGGCGAAGGTCAGCCGGGGGTTGGCGGCGGCGAGCGGGCGGGCCGCGGCGAGGGTGAGGTCGTGGGTGATGCGGCGGTACTCCTGCTCCTTCATGCCGACGGCGGAGACGCCGAGACAGAAGAAGCAGGCGTCGTAGGAGGCCAGGTCCAGGTCCGGCGCCGAGAGGTCGGACGGGTCGTCCTGGATGCGCTCGCGCAGTTTGGGGTGGGAGACACCGAGCGGGGTGCGGCCGACGGACAGGACGGCCGTGACGGTGTCGTCGCGCAGGCACTCACGCAGAACACCCCGGCCCAGCATTCCGGTTCCGCCGAAGAGGATGACGTTCACGTGCGCAGCCTAGGGCTCTCTAGTGCGAGACGCAGAGCTCATTGCCTTCCGGATCGGCGATCGTGGTCCAGGTGTAGGGGCCCTGACGACCGTCGTGCAGGTGCCGGGCGCCCTTGGCGATCAGGCGCTGCACGACCTCCTGCGGGTTGTCGGAGCCGGTGCGGACGTCCAGGTGGACGCGGTTCTTGACCTTCTTCGGCTCGGGGACGAGCTGGAAGAGGACGCGGGGTGCGCGCTCGATCCCGTCGGGGTGGCGGATGCCGGCGCCGGCCTTCCAGACGAGGGCTCCGCGGTGGGTGGTGGTGTCGTCCTCGGTGGCCTGGCCTTCGGCGACCATCTTGCGGATGAACTCTTCGTCGATCGGCTCCACTTCCCAGCCGAGGGCGTCGGCCCACCAGTCGGCGAGCGCATGCGGGTCGGCGGAATCGATGGTCACCTGGAACGTGTATGCCATGGGGCGAC
This genomic interval carries:
- a CDS encoding AAA family ATPase; translation: MSEDPARPVVHVMTGLPASGKTTAARALQAEASGRMRRVNLDDLRAMLDLPDPERSRSYRHEQTVLAVQDAAVRAAVDDGFDVVVDNTHLTSHIPKRLKAAVAGRATFVVHDFTDVPVEECLRRDAARERPVGEEIIRILNDKHMSAKRGGWRLTEEWLNDQPTVEPYVADPALPPAVMCDIDGTLALTGDRSPYDFSRCEIDALNEPVRYALDAFRRADGDTIVLLSGRGEEHRPQTEAWLQRHQVPYDELWMRPLGDTRRDDVVKAELFDAHVRHRYAVRVSLDDRDRVVAVWRRMGLPTWQVNYGDF
- a CDS encoding NTP pyrophosphohydrolase; amino-acid sequence: MSVLIVDAANVVGSVPDGWWRDRRGAAERLRDRLAERAPIEGIGAVEEIVLVVEGAARGVESVPGVRVDPAPGSGDDRIVELAASFAERGCVVVTADRELRERVRAYGAQCLGPRTVRPAD
- a CDS encoding VOC family protein translates to MAYTFQVTIDSADPHALADWWADALGWEVEPIDEEFIRKMVAEGQATEDDTTTHRGALVWKAGAGIRHPDGIERAPRVLFQLVPEPKKVKNRVHLDVRTGSDNPQEVVQRLIAKGARHLHDGRQGPYTWTTIADPEGNELCVSH
- a CDS encoding epimerase, translating into MNVILFGGTGMLGRGVLRECLRDDTVTAVLSVGRTPLGVSHPKLRERIQDDPSDLSAPDLDLASYDACFFCLGVSAVGMKEQEYRRITHDLTLAAARPLAAANPRLTFAYVSGEGTDSTEQSRSMWARVKGETENDLLQLPFQAYMFRPGLVQPVRGMPSKTLLYRAAYLVTAPLFPLLRRFAPNLVTTTEALGRAMINVARPGADVRTRILRPQDINRLALSPPDQR
- a CDS encoding RNA ligase, encoding MGHNQAYPTLHDLLPQQELAAAIDAGHVTRKPHPELPLSIYTYTRTAQYGRVWNQVTTRCRGLVADDVTGAIVALPLPKFFNVGEHEAGQPYAPALPDEPFEVYDKVDGSLAVVFHYAGSWRVASKGSFISTQATWGQRHLDGRDTSALVPGVTYLAEILYPQNRIVVDYGDRRDLVLLAAFALDGTEVPLAEAAVHWQGIGSVVTVWPAMPLAELLALAESNTLPGGENAAGTDAEGFVLRFASGVRAKAKLSEYVRLHKLVTGVTERDIWRSHGIERFADLPVKELAQGLHCTVADIEASGGKPLEALLEQVPDEFDSWVREVVARLEDAAAQRERAIDEAFAGLAPLAGDRGAFARAVRALPDRRIRPAMFLRLDGRSTELVVWRDVRPEASDPFTTDEEN
- a CDS encoding DUF397 domain-containing protein; protein product: MQVKNGVVASEIPGAVWVKSSASVGNGNCVEVAALAGGAVAMRNSRFPDGPALVFTTAEIEAFIDGAKHAEFDHLTG